Genomic segment of Caproiciproducens sp. NJN-50:
CTCATCGCCGATTATACAAATGCCACAGCCCCTTCGGATGGCGGCACGGCAACCGAACTTTCCCAATATAATTATACCTATGACAACAATGAAAATATTAGGACGGTAACGGATCAGGACGGGAACGAAACCCGGTATACCTACGACCAGTTGAACCAGCTCGTCCGCGTGGACGACCAGAAGAACAGCGTCAGCACGACTTACAGCTATGACGGAGGTGGAAACATCACCGGGACAAGCTCCCACGCTTACACCACGGGGACCCTTGGGGCTTCCACCGGGAGCACCTCCTATGCCTATGGGGACTCCGACTGGAAGGACCTGCTGACCGGCTACAACGGTCAGGGAATCACCTATGACGGCATCGGAAACCCACTGACCTATCGGAACGGGATGTCCTTTACCTGGGAAGGTCGGGAGTTGGTTTCAGCCGTTGCAAATAATCATCATGCGAGCTATACTTATGACGACAGCGGAATCCGCACTCAAAAGGTCGTCGACGGAACGATCACCGATTACTTTACGGAGAACGGCAGGATTCTGGCCCAGCGCAGCGGCGACGACGTCATGTGGTTCCAGTACGACAGCGACGGGACGCCGGTCGGCTTCACCTCCGGGGACGACGCCTACTACTATACCAAAAACGCGCAGGGCGACATCACCGGAATCGCCGGAGTCGACAACGGCGAATACAGGCTGCTGGTGGAGTATGACTATGATGTTTGGGGCAAGCTGCTCAGCACCACCGGAGAAAAGGCGGACACGCTTGGGGTGCAAAACCCGTTCCGTTATCGCAGTTACTACTACGACAACGAGACGGGACTCTACTACCTCAACAGCCGCTACTATGACCCACAGACCGGGAGATTCATCAGCGCGGATGATGCCGAAACTTTGCAGTCATCCCAGGGTGATGTACTTGGAACAAACTTATTTGCATATTGCGAGAATAATCCTGTGATGAATAGTGATCCGGATGGATATCTTTCTATTCCAGCTTGGATTGTTGGTACGTCATTGGACGTATTGTTTCTTGCTCTAAACTCCGCGATGATGGCGGGATATCTTTCTTTTAGTGGAACGATCTATGCCCTTGCAAGAAACCCATTTACAAAGAAACTTGCAATAAATCTAATTACGGATAAAGTAATTCCCGTGTTTGTCAGGGGCTTTTATAATCCAGCATTAACACTGATGCGAAAGGTAATGTGGAGGATTGCCGGGGTGACATTTCAACTGGGTAAAGGTAAGGGAATTGATTTCCTAGTAAATTCATTGAAAAACGGCGCGATGAATCATTTAGCTTCATTTGTTACAAGTATGTTATCTTGGGGTGGGATAATATCAATGGCTTTTGATATGGCAGATGGAAATTGGGATGGATACGTTACGGTTTAAACGAGGTAAGGTATTATGGGTAATATGAAAATTGAATGTTATCATAAAATAGGAATTACTATTTTGCTAAAAATTGATGATGATATGGTCGAATTTAAGGATGATAAAAAGAGCAAATCATTTATTAACTTAATTTTAGAAAATGGAAATCATGAAATAACATTTACCAAAGATTCATTTCTGAATCATTGGTATTGGTGGTTAAACATCTTTAATCCAATTTATGTGCTTTTGTTTCTGAAAAATGTAACAAAAGGAAATTTGGGGTATGACGATGATTTCGCCTCTTGTACAGTTCATTTCACTGTCACCAATAACAAGGATATGAGTTTAAAAGCTGAACTAATTTCTCAAGAACACAACAAAAATGGAAAACAGGGGGACTATTTTAAATTTAGTAATATAAAAGGCAAAAATGTTAATATTAAGTCTATAAAGACTAATAGGATGGAAAAAATCTTAATAAAAAGATGGCGCATTTCAAAAGGATTTCCTATTCCTTTTTACTGTATCTTAACTTATATAGCTTTAGCCATCAAGATGGTTAACAGTGAATTAGCATCCAACATTCCAATTTTTATTTATATTCTGTTTTCTGCTATTTATTCTGTATACGCTTTAATTTCGGTATTCAAGAAAAGGAGTGTTGAAGAAAATTTGAAAGGTGCTAAATAGAACACAAAAATACTACAGTACTATCATCCTGATGGTGCAGTACCCTTTTTATTAAAAGCAAGGACTGGTTTCACTTATACAAAACATCTAATACTGTTATCTCTATCACCGGAATCGCCGGAGTCGAAAACGGCGAATACAAATTGCTGGTGGAGTACGAGTATGACGCCTGGGGCAAGCTGCTCAGTGTTACAGGGGATGAAGCGGACACCATCGGCGTGCAAAACCCCTTCCGGTATCGCGGTTACTACTATGATTCCGAAACCGGGCTTTATTACCTCAACAGCCGCTACTATGACCCGGAAACAGGAAGGTTCATCAACGCGGATGATGTCAGCGTCTTAGGGGCAACACAGGGAGATGTGCTTGGGGCAAACCTGTTCGCGTATTGCGGAAATAACCCCGTTGTGAATAGTGACCCAAATGGAAATTTAAGAATCCCTGCATGGTTTGTGGGTACAGCATTAGATGTCGCGTTCGCTGCTTTGAATGCCGCAATGATGGCTGGGTATCTTTCGTTTAGTGGTACTATTTATGCACTTGCACGAAATCCTTTCATTAAAAAACTTGCAATAAATTTAATCACAAGCAAGGTGATTCCTGTGTTCGTTAGGGGATTTTATAATCCAGCATTAACGTTGATGCGAAAGGTAATGTGGAATTTTGCTAAAGTCTCCGTCCAATTTGGGAAAAGCATGGGTGAAGATGCTCTGATCAATAAATTAGCGAGAGATGCAGTCAACAATTTGATTTCATTTACTTCAAGTATGACTTCTTGGGGTGGAATAATATCAATGGCATTCGACATGGCTGATGGCAACTGGGATGGGTATATCACAGTGTGAACGAGGTAAAGCCTTTATGTGCAATCTTGATATTGAATGTTTCCACAACGCAAAGACTCCAATTTTACTAAAGGTTGATGGCGTTCCCATCAACCTTCAAACCAATAACACGAAGTCCGCTACCTGTTTGATGCTGGAGAATGGCGATCATAAAATAACGATCACAAAGGATTCTTTTATCCTTCATTGGTATTGGTGGCTTAATATATTAAATTTAGTTTACATTTTTATACATCTAAAGAATATGACAAAGGGAAATTTGGGATATGATGATGATTTTGCTTCTTGCACAATCAACTTCGTCGTAAACAATGATAAGGGCGCGAGTTTGAAAGCCGAGCTATTCCTGTGCGAATATGATAAAGGTGGAAAAAAAGGAAATTATTACGAATGGGGAAACATTAAAGGTCATAACATCAAAATCAAAAATGTTTGTGTCAACGAGATGAAAAAAGCACTGATCAGTCGATGGCGCATAGCGAAAGGGTTTCCATTTATCTTTTACTGCATCTTAGTTTATGTCATCTTTGCAATCAAGATTGCAAACAAAGAACTGACCTTTGACGTGCAAACTCTTATCTTTCTTCTGGCTTCTGCTGCCTATTCAATTTTCACTGTTATTTCGGTCTTTAGGAAAAAGAGTGTAGGAACTAATTTGAAAAATTCCCATCATCGTTAATGCCTATATGGATAATAGGCAATATGGAAAGGGCGGTTGAAATTAAAGTCTCAGTCGCCTGTGATCGTACTGTTATTTAAACAGTCCTGTCTGGACCTTGGGGTTTATTTGGGGTTTATGCCTGCAAAAACCGGCCTTTGACTACCAAAGCTGGCGAAATAAAAATTGCAAAAAACTGCATAACACCGCCATTTGTTAACGTTCACCACATTGTACTGAAATAGAATTTTCGGTTTCAAGTGTCCTGTCACCCACACCATGCGTAATGATCCTCGAGTGGTCATAACGACAAAAGCAGGCTGATGATATGTCAGTCTGCTTTTGCGTTGTAGCTTTAGCGAATAACAACTGCCAGCTATGCTGTGAGCATAAAAAATCTTTAGATGCAAGAAAATCTCCTTTTGTTAGAATAGATGCAGGTCTGCCAACCGCATGAAAGAACAAAAGGAGGTTTTGTGGGACGCTTGCCTGTAATATGCCTTTTCAGGGGCTTGTGCATACCGCGCGTTCAACGCGTGGTTTTGATTAAGCACAATAATCCACCAGTAAAAGAAATTTAGATTACATTATCATGATCTGAGTTTTTATATGATTTGAATCACGGTCCCTCGTTGTGCATTCGCGACATAAATCAAAGGAGGAATTAGGCGAATGTCACAACCAACCTCTGGGGTATACCATTAAAATAATATACCTTGTCACGAAGAAAAAGTCTATACTTTCTTGAAAAAATCTCTATAATTTAAGTTGCGAAGGGGGCTATTGAATGTTCAATCAAAGTGAAGCCGAAGAGCAGCGTTATCTTGAAATGATACTAATTAAGCTTAGAAAAGCGTTTCAAGATATAGATGATAAGATTACAAACCAGGCTCACGAAATCCGTGAAAAGAAAAAATATATCTGGGAAAATCTTTCCCAGCTTGACTCAGTGGAAAAAGCGGACAACCGGATTGCTGTGAATAACGCGATCACTTTCGGTGAAAACGCGATTCTACAAAGGCAAAAACTCTCCAAGCTGATCGACTCGCCCTACTTCGGAAGGGTCGATTTTATCAGGGATGGAAAAAACAATGAAAACACTTTTTATATCGGGATTCATAACTTTGCGGAAGAAAGCGGAAATAAAATATTGATTTATGATTGGCGGGCCCCAGTTTCCAGCTTGTTCTACGACTTTGAGGCCGGACCCGCCTATTATATAGCGCCGGCAGGGAAAATGGAGGGGAGAATCACTCTAAAACGGCAGTATAAAGTCAAAGGCGGCCAGATGGAATACATGATCGAAAGTTCCCTCAATATCGACGACGAGGTTCTGCAAAAAGAATTGAGCCAGACCTCCAGCGAACATATGAAAAATATCGTTGCAACCATTCAAAGGGAGCAAAACGCCATTATCCGGAATGAACAGTCGAGGGTATTGATCATACAGGGTGTGGCGGGCTCCGGCAAAACCTCCATCGCCCTGCATCGGGTGGCCTTCCTGCTTTATCGCTTTAAAGACACGCTGACTTCAAAAGACATACTGATTATTTCTCCGAACAAAGTTTTCGGTGATTATATCTCCAATGTCCTGCCGGAACTTGGAGAGGAAGAAATCGCCGATATCGGATTCGAAGAAATCGCGGGTAAGGAGATCACAGGCAGGATAAAATTTCAGACTTTTGAAGAGCAAGTATCCGACTTAGTTGATAACCCTGACAAAGAACTGATTGGTCGCATCCAGTATAAAGCGTCGGCAGATTTCGTGAATTCGCTCAAATCCTTTTTGGGACATGCGGATACAGAATACTTCCGTCCAACCGACCTCAATATCGGCTCGATTGCCGTCGGTAAAGAAGAGCTGCAAAAAGGCTATGAAGCGATGAAGAGGCTGCCGGTCAGGCAGCGCCTCGAAAAAATGGCTGCTAATATTATCACCAGAAGCAAAAATGAGATGGGAAAGAAAATCAAAGCGGCAACCACGATACAGGTGAAAGCGGCTATCATGAAAATGTTTGAATTTCAGGATACGCTGTCTCTCTATTGTCATTTCTTCCATACGATCGAAAAGCCGGGGCTTTTTCAGTTTAAGCGAAAAAACACTTTGGAATTTGCCGACGTCTTTCCTTATGTTTATGTAAAAATATTCTTTGAGGGGGCCGAAGGGGATTACCGGCGAATCAAGCATGTATTGATTGATGAAATGCAGGATTATACGCCAATACAATACGAAGTCCTGGCGAAACTGTACCACTGCAAAATGACGATTTTGGGTGATGCCAGCCAGTCGGTCAATCCTTATAGTTCGTCGACGATGGAAGCAATCAGGAGCATTTACCAAGATGCCGATTGTGTGGAGCTCTGTAAGAGCTACCGCTCCACGACCGAGATCATGAATTTTGCTCAAAAGCTGAAG
This window contains:
- a CDS encoding RHS repeat-associated core domain-containing protein produces the protein MASSTDERGKATAYNVNSTTGLLTSVEGPQKEDGTDGTQITYSYDSLKQLTGVSAANGSQTVQNRYGYDAAGRLTQITHNGFNYTIDHDGYGNATIFNAGSRNLLTKIFASGNGNLLSLKYKNNSGDFVWGYNYDSQDRVTSVTKNGATAYLYLYDARGNLAKVTDQTVYGGLTTTYSYDPSNYLIKRESSSGDTIEYSYDDKNRPNGESYVFDDQNVSTGYTYGNDNLKGVTNLSTGDVVSHAYDSLNREIETSIHSPAPLMPYLTAQRTYVSVPDSSNNRTSSLIADYTNATAPSDGGTATELSQYNYTYDNNENIRTVTDQDGNETRYTYDQLNQLVRVDDQKNSVSTTYSYDGGGNITGTSSHAYTTGTLGASTGSTSYAYGDSDWKDLLTGYNGQGITYDGIGNPLTYRNGMSFTWEGRELVSAVANNHHASYTYDDSGIRTQKVVDGTITDYFTENGRILAQRSGDDVMWFQYDSDGTPVGFTSGDDAYYYTKNAQGDITGIAGVDNGEYRLLVEYDYDVWGKLLSTTGEKADTLGVQNPFRYRSYYYDNETGLYYLNSRYYDPQTGRFISADDAETLQSSQGDVLGTNLFAYCENNPVMNSDPDGYLSIPAWIVGTSLDVLFLALNSAMMAGYLSFSGTIYALARNPFTKKLAINLITDKVIPVFVRGFYNPALTLMRKVMWRIAGVTFQLGKGKGIDFLVNSLKNGAMNHLASFVTSMLSWGGIISMAFDMADGNWDGYVTV
- a CDS encoding RHS repeat-associated core domain-containing protein: MEYEYDAWGKLLSVTGDEADTIGVQNPFRYRGYYYDSETGLYYLNSRYYDPETGRFINADDVSVLGATQGDVLGANLFAYCGNNPVVNSDPNGNLRIPAWFVGTALDVAFAALNAAMMAGYLSFSGTIYALARNPFIKKLAINLITSKVIPVFVRGFYNPALTLMRKVMWNFAKVSVQFGKSMGEDALINKLARDAVNNLISFTSSMTSWGGIISMAFDMADGNWDGYITV
- a CDS encoding HelD family protein, with protein sequence MFNQSEAEEQRYLEMILIKLRKAFQDIDDKITNQAHEIREKKKYIWENLSQLDSVEKADNRIAVNNAITFGENAILQRQKLSKLIDSPYFGRVDFIRDGKNNENTFYIGIHNFAEESGNKILIYDWRAPVSSLFYDFEAGPAYYIAPAGKMEGRITLKRQYKVKGGQMEYMIESSLNIDDEVLQKELSQTSSEHMKNIVATIQREQNAIIRNEQSRVLIIQGVAGSGKTSIALHRVAFLLYRFKDTLTSKDILIISPNKVFGDYISNVLPELGEEEIADIGFEEIAGKEITGRIKFQTFEEQVSDLVDNPDKELIGRIQYKASADFVNSLKSFLGHADTEYFRPTDLNIGSIAVGKEELQKGYEAMKRLPVRQRLEKMAANIITRSKNEMGKKIKAATTIQVKAAIMKMFEFQDTLSLYCHFFHTIEKPGLFQFKRKNTLEFADVFPYVYVKIFFEGAEGDYRRIKHVLIDEMQDYTPIQYEVLAKLYHCKMTILGDASQSVNPYSSSTMEAIRSIYQDADCVELCKSYRSTTEIMNFAQKLKRNDQLISIERHGEEPTVGKCSSADTQFRQLKKKISQFAGSNYQSLGIICKTQKQAAELYGQIKDQFPKVSLLSFSSTEFQDGVTVTTAHMAKGLEFDQVIVPFADAFTYRTEMDRSMLYIACTRAMHKLDLTYFGDLSPYLKG